Proteins encoded within one genomic window of Streptomyces sp. NBC_00523:
- a CDS encoding phospholipid scramblase-related protein, translating to MTTQSNVSAGWYPDPHGAPQLLRYWDGSQWTEHTHSADGQAPAPAQSTPQPQPQAQVPQQPAAVPQQGAPQHPQGGAPGGSLFNQQVLVVNQKAKLIEVTNEYSVFDQHGNTIGSVVQVGQGALRKVLRFLTSIDQYLTHRLEIRDAYGQPQLLLTRPAKFIKSRVVVERPDGQPVGEIVQQNAIGKINFAIMAGGQQIGAIKAENWRAWNFAIVDHNDQEIARITKTWEGLAKTLFTTADNYVLQIHYQLPEPLLSLVVATALTVDTALKQDARGLG from the coding sequence GTGACCACGCAATCGAACGTATCTGCGGGCTGGTATCCGGATCCGCACGGCGCCCCTCAGCTGCTGCGCTACTGGGACGGTTCCCAGTGGACGGAGCACACCCACTCCGCGGACGGCCAGGCCCCGGCTCCCGCGCAGTCGACGCCGCAGCCGCAGCCGCAGGCCCAGGTGCCGCAGCAGCCCGCGGCCGTTCCGCAGCAGGGGGCCCCGCAGCACCCGCAGGGCGGCGCCCCCGGCGGCTCGCTCTTCAATCAGCAGGTCCTGGTCGTGAACCAGAAGGCCAAGCTGATCGAGGTGACGAACGAGTACAGCGTCTTCGATCAGCACGGCAACACCATCGGCTCGGTCGTCCAGGTCGGCCAGGGCGCCCTGCGCAAGGTGCTGCGGTTCCTGACCAGCATCGACCAGTACCTGACCCACCGCCTGGAGATCCGCGACGCCTACGGCCAGCCGCAGCTGCTGCTGACCCGCCCGGCGAAGTTCATCAAGTCCCGGGTCGTCGTGGAGCGCCCCGACGGTCAGCCGGTCGGCGAGATCGTCCAGCAGAACGCCATCGGCAAGATCAACTTCGCGATCATGGCCGGCGGTCAGCAGATCGGTGCGATCAAGGCCGAGAACTGGCGCGCCTGGAACTTCGCGATCGTGGACCACAACGACCAGGAGATCGCCCGGATCACCAAGACCTGGGAAGGGCTCGCGAAGACGCTGTTCACAACGGCGGACAACTACGTCCTCCAGATCCACTACCAGCTGCCCGAGCCGCTGCTGAGCCTCGTGGTGGCGACGGCCCTGACCGTGGACACCGCCCTCAAGCAGGACGCCCGCGGCCTCGGCTGA
- a CDS encoding MarR family winged helix-turn-helix transcriptional regulator, with protein sequence MTDDIVASVVRQWQAVNPELDTGPMELIGRINRCSALLQQAEDAPLRAAGLTRPEFDLLGAVRRTDRELTPGELARETFSSGAAVTKRLRVLQERGLIARRGDERDRRVAYVRLTDEGRDLVDGLLPRQLAYERAVLSGLDPESRDRLSAQLSELLVQLEGRIGGARR encoded by the coding sequence GTGACCGACGACATCGTCGCCTCGGTGGTCCGGCAGTGGCAGGCCGTGAACCCGGAACTCGACACCGGGCCCATGGAGCTCATCGGCCGGATCAACCGCTGCTCCGCGCTGCTCCAGCAGGCCGAGGACGCCCCGCTGCGGGCGGCCGGGCTGACCCGCCCGGAGTTCGACCTCCTCGGAGCCGTACGCCGTACCGACCGCGAACTGACCCCCGGCGAACTGGCCCGGGAGACCTTCTCCTCCGGCGCCGCCGTCACCAAGCGGCTGCGCGTCCTCCAGGAGCGCGGCCTGATCGCCCGGCGCGGCGACGAGCGCGACCGCAGGGTCGCCTACGTCCGCCTCACCGACGAGGGCCGCGACCTGGTCGACGGACTGCTGCCCCGGCAGCTGGCGTACGAACGCGCGGTGCTCTCCGGGCTCGACCCCGAGTCCCGTGACCGGCTGAGCGCCCAGCTCAGCGAGCTCCTGGTCCAACTGGAGGGGCGCATCGGCGGCGCCCGCCGGTAG
- a CDS encoding ROK family protein, with protein sequence MKSNLTPLGPKADKDTVRRSNLSLVLRAVRDEGEGEATRAGVAARVGLTRAAVSSLVEQLLETGFLTESGKTFSGQAGRPGTALKTARTGPAGLGVEVNIDYVSVCVVDLAGTGRVRLTEHLDNRGTPPAEVLARAAGIAARTLDSAREQELYPVGVALALPGLVSGGAVRQAPNLGWNQVPAEELFAAALTSEHPGHQELPVRSENEANLAALAELWFGGLERIRSFLYLTGEIGVGGALVIDGELLRGAHGFAGEIGHVVVDPSGPQCRCGSRGCLEQYAGQAALLRAAGVDGGGGLGVAELEKRVRAGDERAVGAVAEAGRMLGRVLSGAVNLLDPDAVVLGGIYRNLMPWLAAPADEELTGRVVSGLWAPGAGRLRASSVAGDAARGAAALVMTDVLADPVAYARPAPA encoded by the coding sequence ATGAAGAGCAACCTCACACCGCTGGGGCCCAAGGCCGACAAGGACACCGTCCGGCGCAGCAATCTGAGCCTCGTGCTGCGGGCCGTCCGCGACGAGGGCGAGGGCGAGGCGACCCGGGCCGGGGTCGCCGCGCGCGTGGGGCTGACCCGGGCCGCCGTGTCCTCGCTGGTCGAGCAGCTGCTCGAAACCGGATTCCTGACCGAGTCCGGCAAGACGTTCAGCGGGCAGGCCGGCCGCCCCGGGACCGCGCTCAAGACGGCGCGCACCGGGCCGGCCGGGCTCGGGGTCGAGGTCAACATCGACTACGTGTCGGTGTGCGTGGTCGACCTCGCCGGGACCGGCCGGGTCCGCCTCACCGAGCACCTGGACAACCGGGGCACCCCGCCCGCCGAGGTGCTGGCCAGGGCGGCCGGGATCGCCGCGCGCACCCTGGACTCGGCGCGGGAGCAGGAGCTGTATCCGGTCGGCGTGGCCCTGGCGCTACCGGGCCTGGTCTCGGGCGGCGCGGTCCGCCAGGCGCCGAACCTGGGCTGGAACCAGGTCCCGGCCGAGGAGCTGTTCGCCGCCGCGCTGACCTCGGAGCACCCGGGCCACCAGGAGCTGCCGGTCCGCTCGGAGAACGAGGCGAATCTGGCGGCCCTGGCCGAGCTGTGGTTCGGCGGCCTGGAGCGCATCCGCAGCTTCCTCTATCTGACCGGTGAGATCGGCGTGGGCGGTGCGCTGGTCATCGACGGCGAGCTGCTGCGCGGGGCGCACGGCTTCGCCGGGGAGATCGGCCATGTGGTGGTGGACCCGAGCGGTCCGCAGTGCCGGTGCGGTTCGCGCGGCTGCCTGGAGCAGTACGCGGGGCAGGCGGCGCTGCTGCGGGCGGCCGGGGTCGACGGGGGCGGTGGGCTCGGGGTCGCGGAGCTGGAGAAGCGGGTGCGGGCGGGCGACGAGCGGGCGGTCGGCGCGGTCGCGGAGGCCGGGCGGATGCTGGGCCGGGTGCTGTCGGGGGCGGTCAATCTGCTCGACCCGGACGCGGTGGTGCTCGGCGGGATCTACCGGAACCTGATGCCGTGGCTGGCCGCTCCGGCGGACGAGGAGCTGACGGGCCGCGTGGTGTCCGGGCTCTGGGCGCCCGGTGCGGGCCGGCTGCGCGCGTCGTCGGTCGCGGGGGACGCGGCGCGGGGTGCGGCGGCGCTGGTGATGACGGATGTGCTGGCCGACCCGGTGGCGTACGCCCGTCCGGCGCCTGCCTGA
- a CDS encoding FUSC family protein translates to MSDTTIRSARPAVRRLPLTGPLRLNRPSDMWFKPATSVVVATAIPNLVLLALGRLDLVMYTMAGSLCALYGHNLPYARRAGTVAGVVLGMTAGLGTSLVVASLTTSTAVLIAVGALLAAGQKLLCDATRIGPPGPVIFTFVSSAALFVPQTLAQVPGHLALTLGAGAVAWLVAVVAPALVRRDGPERRATARALNAAAAHAADPGHATRRAAVAAVHAAWQTLLAAGRPTVARRALERLVVHAETSVLAGTPDPADAGRLREWARRTRARGPVPTPPPAPGTGAELFGLDAERTARRGSFRTLLRGLAPGSPLLPVAARTLVGCALAGYVCSAVGVGRPYWALVTAASLYQANVTLSWNRTLQRTLGNLIGVLVFAAVLPAARATPLALIGFCLLFAFAAEALITRNYWLGSVAVTPMALLVLEYAGSHPAGELIGDRVLDTVIGAGVGFLAAVLVTNRRATGRVERALADAERARAHAVRTLAAPEPAPAALDAARRQLTGSLVELREADDTAAGEWWQPALAREAVLAAEQAGHRTLAATAQRQGWSAPAQENGAV, encoded by the coding sequence GTGAGCGATACAACCATCAGGTCCGCCAGGCCCGCCGTCCGCAGACTCCCGCTGACCGGCCCGCTGCGCCTGAACCGGCCGTCCGACATGTGGTTCAAGCCCGCAACCAGCGTCGTCGTGGCCACCGCGATACCCAACTTGGTGCTCCTCGCCCTCGGCCGGCTCGACCTGGTGATGTACACGATGGCCGGCTCGCTCTGCGCGCTGTACGGCCACAACCTCCCGTACGCCCGCCGCGCCGGCACCGTCGCCGGGGTCGTCCTCGGCATGACCGCCGGCCTCGGCACCTCCCTCGTCGTCGCCTCGCTCACCACCTCCACCGCCGTGCTCATCGCGGTCGGCGCACTCCTCGCCGCTGGGCAGAAGCTGCTCTGCGACGCGACCCGGATCGGCCCGCCCGGACCGGTGATCTTCACCTTCGTGAGCTCCGCCGCGCTGTTCGTCCCCCAGACGCTCGCCCAGGTCCCCGGCCACCTCGCCCTCACCCTCGGAGCGGGCGCCGTCGCCTGGCTCGTCGCCGTCGTCGCCCCCGCGCTCGTCCGCCGCGACGGCCCCGAACGCCGCGCCACCGCCCGCGCCCTCAACGCCGCCGCCGCGCACGCCGCCGACCCGGGCCACGCCACCCGCCGCGCCGCCGTCGCCGCCGTGCACGCCGCCTGGCAGACCCTCCTCGCCGCCGGCCGCCCCACCGTGGCCCGCCGCGCCCTCGAACGCCTCGTCGTCCACGCCGAGACCTCGGTCCTCGCGGGCACCCCCGACCCCGCCGACGCCGGCCGGCTCCGTGAGTGGGCCCGGCGCACCCGCGCCCGGGGCCCCGTGCCCACCCCGCCGCCCGCCCCCGGCACCGGCGCCGAACTCTTCGGGCTCGACGCCGAACGCACCGCCCGCCGCGGCTCGTTCCGTACGCTGCTGCGCGGCCTCGCCCCCGGCTCCCCGCTCCTCCCGGTCGCCGCCCGCACGCTCGTCGGCTGCGCCCTGGCCGGGTACGTCTGCTCGGCGGTGGGCGTCGGCCGTCCGTACTGGGCGCTCGTCACCGCCGCCTCCCTCTACCAGGCCAACGTCACGCTCTCCTGGAACCGGACGCTCCAGCGCACCCTCGGCAACCTCATCGGCGTCCTGGTCTTCGCCGCCGTCCTCCCGGCCGCCCGCGCCACCCCGCTCGCCCTCATCGGCTTCTGCCTCCTCTTCGCCTTCGCGGCCGAGGCGCTGATCACCCGCAACTACTGGCTCGGCTCCGTCGCCGTGACCCCGATGGCCCTCCTCGTCCTGGAGTACGCGGGCAGCCACCCGGCCGGCGAGCTGATCGGCGACCGGGTCCTCGACACCGTGATCGGGGCCGGCGTCGGCTTCCTCGCCGCCGTCCTGGTCACCAACCGCCGCGCCACCGGCCGCGTCGAGCGCGCGCTGGCCGACGCCGAACGCGCCCGCGCCCACGCCGTGCGGACCCTCGCCGCGCCGGAGCCCGCGCCCGCCGCCCTGGACGCCGCCCGCCGACAGCTCACCGGCAGCCTGGTCGAGCTGCGCGAGGCGGACGACACCGCGGCCGGTGAGTGGTGGCAGCCCGCCCTGGCGCGGGAGGCGGTGCTCGCCGCCGAGCAGGCCGGACACCGTACGCTCGCGGCGACAGCACAACGGCAGGGGTGGAGCGCCCCCGCCCAGGAGAACGGAGCGGTGTGA
- the xylA gene encoding xylose isomerase → MTERFAPTPEDKFTFGLWTVGWQGRDPFGDATRAAIDPVDSVQRLAELGAYGVTFHDDDLIPFGSSDTEREGIVKRFRQALDAAGLVVPMATTNLFTHPVFKDGAFTANDREVRRYALRKTMRNIDLAVELGATTYVAWGGREGSESGAAKDIRVALDRMKEAFDLLGDYVTEQGYDLKFAIEPKPNEPRGDILLPTIGHALAFIERLERPEMVGVNPEVGHEQMAGLNFPHGIAQALWAGKLFHIDLNGQSGIKYDQDLRFGAGDLRQAFWLVDLLENSDYAGPRHFDFKPPRTEDYDGVWASAAGCMRNYLILKERAAAFRADPAVQDALRASRLDELAQRTAEDGVAGLLADRSAFEEFDVDAAAERGMAFEALDQLAMDHLLGVR, encoded by the coding sequence ATGACGGAACGCTTCGCACCGACCCCCGAGGACAAGTTCACCTTCGGCCTGTGGACCGTGGGCTGGCAGGGCCGCGACCCCTTCGGTGACGCGACGCGCGCCGCGATCGACCCGGTCGACTCCGTCCAGCGCCTCGCCGAGCTGGGCGCGTACGGCGTCACCTTCCACGACGACGACCTGATCCCCTTCGGCTCCTCGGACACCGAGCGCGAGGGCATCGTCAAGCGCTTCCGCCAGGCGCTCGACGCGGCCGGTCTCGTGGTCCCCATGGCCACGACGAACCTCTTCACGCACCCCGTCTTCAAGGACGGCGCGTTCACCGCCAACGACCGCGAGGTCCGCCGCTACGCCCTGCGCAAGACCATGCGCAACATCGACCTGGCCGTCGAGCTGGGCGCCACCACCTACGTCGCCTGGGGCGGCCGGGAGGGCTCCGAGTCCGGCGCCGCCAAGGACATCCGCGTCGCGCTCGACCGCATGAAGGAGGCCTTCGACCTCCTGGGCGACTACGTCACCGAGCAGGGCTACGACCTGAAGTTCGCCATCGAGCCCAAGCCGAACGAGCCCCGCGGCGACATCCTCCTCCCCACCATCGGCCACGCCCTCGCCTTCATCGAGCGCCTGGAGCGCCCCGAGATGGTCGGCGTCAACCCCGAGGTCGGGCACGAGCAGATGGCCGGGCTGAACTTCCCGCACGGCATCGCCCAGGCCCTGTGGGCGGGCAAGCTCTTCCACATCGACCTCAACGGCCAGTCCGGCATCAAGTACGACCAGGACCTCCGCTTCGGCGCCGGTGACCTGCGCCAGGCGTTCTGGCTGGTCGACCTCCTGGAGAACTCCGACTACGCCGGCCCGCGCCACTTCGACTTCAAGCCGCCGCGCACCGAGGACTACGACGGCGTCTGGGCCTCCGCCGCCGGCTGCATGCGTAACTACCTCATCCTCAAGGAGCGCGCCGCCGCCTTCCGTGCCGACCCGGCCGTCCAGGACGCCCTGCGCGCCTCCCGCCTGGACGAGCTGGCCCAGCGCACCGCCGAGGACGGCGTGGCCGGACTGCTCGCCGACCGTTCCGCGTTCGAGGAGTTCGACGTGGACGCGGCGGCCGAGCGCGGCATGGCCTTCGAGGCCCTGGACCAGCTGGCGATGGACCACCTGCTCGGCGTCCGCTGA
- the xylB gene encoding xylulokinase, with translation MPPHTVVIGVDSSTQSTKAAFTDTATGRLLAVGRAPHVVTGEGGARESDPEVWWQALRDAVAAGLKESGTAPADVIGIAVAGQQHGLVVLDAEGRPLRPALLWNDTRSAPQAAALTAALGGPDAWTARTGSVPVAAMTASKWQWLRENEPETAAAAAAVRLPHDFLTERLSGRAVTDPGDASGTCWYSTATGAYDPELLELIGLDPALLPEVAPSGGARVGSLTDAAAEALGLPAGIAVAAGTGDNMSAAVGLGLGGAGLLDHPVLSLGTSGTVFAASRTRPGSAALSGFAAADGTYLPLACTLNCTLAVDKVAALLGLDRNDAVPGGEAVLLPYLDGERTPDLPTAAGLLTGLRHDTTPQQLLGAAYEGAVVTVLRALDELSRACGLDPADPEAVARPLRLIGGGARGRVWVETVRRLSGRPVIVPGAGELVALGAAALAASAATGADPVAVAAGWDTGEDVLLEAVERDLTAWERVGSVLERAAGPLLGGDRDG, from the coding sequence ATGCCGCCGCATACCGTCGTCATCGGTGTGGACAGCTCCACCCAGTCCACCAAGGCGGCGTTCACCGACACCGCCACCGGCCGGCTGCTCGCCGTCGGCCGCGCCCCGCACGTGGTCACCGGCGAGGGCGGTGCGCGCGAGAGCGACCCCGAGGTCTGGTGGCAGGCCCTGCGCGACGCGGTCGCCGCCGGGCTGAAGGAGTCCGGGACCGCCCCGGCCGACGTGATCGGCATCGCGGTCGCCGGTCAGCAGCACGGCCTGGTCGTCCTGGACGCCGAGGGCCGTCCGCTGCGCCCGGCCCTGCTGTGGAACGACACCCGGTCCGCCCCGCAGGCCGCCGCGCTCACCGCCGCACTCGGCGGCCCGGACGCCTGGACCGCGCGCACCGGTTCCGTCCCGGTGGCCGCGATGACCGCGTCGAAGTGGCAGTGGCTGCGGGAGAACGAGCCGGAGACCGCCGCGGCGGCCGCCGCCGTGCGCCTCCCGCACGACTTCCTGACCGAGCGGCTGTCCGGCCGGGCCGTCACCGACCCGGGCGACGCCTCGGGCACCTGCTGGTACTCCACCGCGACCGGCGCCTACGACCCGGAGCTGCTGGAGCTCATCGGCCTCGACCCGGCGCTGCTCCCCGAGGTGGCGCCGAGCGGCGGGGCGCGCGTCGGTTCACTGACGGACGCGGCCGCCGAGGCGCTGGGCCTGCCCGCCGGGATCGCCGTCGCGGCGGGCACCGGGGACAACATGAGCGCCGCCGTCGGTCTTGGCCTGGGCGGTGCGGGGCTGCTGGACCACCCGGTGCTGAGCCTGGGCACCTCGGGCACGGTCTTCGCCGCGTCCCGGACCCGGCCGGGGTCGGCGGCGCTCTCCGGGTTCGCGGCGGCGGACGGCACGTATCTGCCGCTGGCCTGCACCCTCAACTGCACGCTCGCCGTGGACAAGGTGGCCGCCCTGCTGGGCCTGGACCGCAATGACGCCGTGCCCGGCGGCGAGGCGGTGCTGCTGCCGTACCTGGACGGCGAGCGCACCCCGGACCTGCCGACGGCGGCCGGTCTCCTCACCGGACTGCGGCACGACACGACCCCGCAGCAACTGCTCGGCGCCGCCTACGAGGGCGCGGTGGTGACCGTGCTGCGGGCGCTCGACGAGCTGTCGCGGGCCTGCGGTCTCGACCCGGCGGACCCCGAGGCGGTGGCCCGTCCGCTGCGGCTGATCGGCGGCGGGGCGCGGGGGCGCGTGTGGGTGGAGACCGTACGACGGTTGTCCGGGCGGCCGGTGATCGTGCCGGGGGCCGGGGAGCTGGTGGCGCTCGGGGCGGCGGCGCTCGCCGCTTCGGCGGCGACGGGGGCGGACCCGGTCGCGGTCGCGGCGGGCTGGGACACCGGTGAGGACGTGCTCCTGGAGGCGGTGGAGCGGGATCTGACGGCGTGGGAGCGGGTCGGCTCCGTACTGGAACGGGCGGCCGGGCCGCTGCTCGGCGGGGACCGCGACGGCTGA
- a CDS encoding DUF305 domain-containing protein gives MTAAPRTSRPLVLAGGAVLLLALALIALTLVRPSTSAPAAAASASAPAESSADVGFARDMAVHHQQAVEMAFIVRDRTADEAVRRLAFDIINTQANQRGMLLGWLEMWGRAKSSPGPPMAWMGHTFTPRGDGALMPGMATDAELDKLRAAKGRDAEILFLKLMTAHHKSGAEMAQAAASAAKTEEIRNLASGMALAQKSEIALMADMLKERGASAS, from the coding sequence GTGACGGCCGCGCCGCGCACCTCGCGGCCCCTGGTGCTGGCCGGCGGTGCGGTGCTGCTGCTGGCGCTCGCTCTGATCGCGCTGACCCTCGTACGCCCTTCGACGTCGGCACCCGCGGCGGCGGCCTCCGCCTCCGCACCGGCCGAGTCCTCGGCGGACGTGGGGTTCGCGCGCGACATGGCGGTCCACCACCAGCAGGCGGTCGAGATGGCGTTCATCGTCCGGGACCGCACCGCGGACGAGGCGGTGCGGCGGCTGGCGTTCGACATCATCAACACCCAGGCCAACCAGCGCGGCATGCTGCTCGGCTGGCTGGAGATGTGGGGCCGGGCGAAGAGCTCCCCCGGGCCGCCCATGGCATGGATGGGGCACACCTTCACCCCGCGCGGTGACGGCGCGCTGATGCCCGGCATGGCCACCGACGCCGAACTCGACAAGCTGCGGGCGGCCAAGGGCAGGGACGCCGAGATCCTCTTCCTGAAGCTGATGACCGCACACCACAAGTCCGGCGCCGAGATGGCCCAGGCCGCGGCCTCCGCGGCGAAGACCGAGGAGATCCGGAATCTGGCGTCGGGCATGGCCCTGGCCCAGAAGTCGGAGATCGCGCTCATGGCGGACATGCTCAAGGAGCGCGGGGCGTCCGCGTCCTGA
- a CDS encoding VWA domain-containing protein → MIIRRRLTVGVGILLATLTAGLGSALPASADETPTQASPKVELVLDVSGSMRTRDIDGQSRMSAAKQAFNEVLDAVPEQVQLGIRTLGADYPGDDRKVGCKDTKQLYPVGPLDRTEAKTAVATLAPTGWTPIGPALLGAADDLEGGDSTRRIVLISDGEDTCGPLDPCEVARDIAARGIHLVIDTLGLVPNAKIRQQLTCIAEATGGTYTAVQHTDELSGRVKQLVDRAAEPVVTPVATKGADSCTDAPELKPGLYTDREKFAEHRWYKVEVKPGQELRASVSVFADRAVNNDYGMLLRAVTTHGREIVRGSESGTGRTDAISSGLRYPKPEQDEDEQTPETVCLQVSNSFSAPASVKTTPGMPLELTVDVVDAPDEAADVAAFGLGHGWWLLGLLTLTGLIVGLLFGWISRWRIAVWRTR, encoded by the coding sequence ATGATCATAAGAAGAAGGCTGACGGTCGGGGTGGGCATCCTGCTCGCCACCCTGACCGCCGGGCTCGGCTCGGCGCTGCCCGCATCGGCCGACGAAACCCCCACCCAAGCCTCCCCCAAGGTCGAACTGGTCCTCGACGTCAGCGGTTCCATGCGGACCCGCGACATCGACGGCCAGTCCCGGATGAGCGCGGCGAAGCAGGCGTTCAACGAGGTGCTGGACGCGGTGCCGGAGCAGGTGCAGCTCGGCATCCGCACCCTCGGCGCCGACTATCCGGGCGACGACCGCAAGGTGGGCTGCAAGGACACCAAGCAGCTGTACCCGGTCGGCCCGCTGGACCGCACCGAGGCGAAGACCGCCGTGGCCACGCTCGCCCCCACCGGCTGGACCCCGATCGGCCCCGCGCTGCTGGGCGCCGCCGACGATCTCGAGGGCGGCGACTCCACCCGCCGGATCGTGCTGATCAGCGACGGCGAGGACACCTGCGGCCCGCTCGACCCGTGCGAGGTCGCCCGCGACATCGCGGCGCGCGGCATCCACCTGGTCATCGACACGCTGGGCCTGGTGCCCAACGCAAAGATCCGCCAGCAGCTGACCTGCATCGCCGAGGCCACCGGCGGCACCTACACGGCCGTCCAGCACACCGACGAACTGTCCGGCCGCGTGAAGCAGTTGGTGGACCGGGCCGCCGAGCCCGTGGTCACCCCGGTCGCCACGAAGGGCGCCGACAGCTGCACGGACGCACCCGAGCTGAAGCCGGGCCTCTACACCGACCGCGAGAAGTTCGCCGAGCACCGCTGGTACAAGGTCGAGGTGAAGCCCGGTCAGGAACTGCGCGCCTCGGTCAGCGTGTTCGCCGACCGCGCCGTCAACAACGACTACGGGATGCTGCTGCGCGCGGTGACCACGCACGGCCGCGAGATCGTCCGGGGCTCCGAGTCCGGGACCGGGCGCACCGACGCCATCTCGTCCGGGCTGCGCTACCCGAAGCCCGAGCAGGACGAGGACGAGCAGACCCCGGAGACCGTGTGCCTCCAGGTCAGCAACTCGTTCTCGGCCCCGGCCTCGGTGAAGACCACCCCCGGCATGCCGCTGGAGCTGACCGTCGACGTGGTGGACGCGCCCGACGAGGCGGCGGACGTCGCCGCGTTCGGTCTGGGCCACGGCTGGTGGCTGCTGGGCCTGCTCACCCTGACCGGATTGATCGTGGGTCTGCTCTTCGGCTGGATCTCACGCTGGCGCATCGCTGT
- a CDS encoding DUF3105 domain-containing protein — MATANKQNNASAARRAKLEEARRQERARERRSRIITLSVGVLVVAGLVVGGGYLMNAADEQDKAEAQAKTSPVTGEKSWDKLTQNHVEKTVDYPMNPPVGGDHNPVWMNCDGDVYTQAIPKENAVHSLEHGAVWVTYTSRAKPADIKKLNERVADTPYSLMSPVEDQAAPLMLSAWGKQLTVKSATDARVAQFFTKYVQGPQTPEPGAACTGGIAK, encoded by the coding sequence ATGGCCACCGCCAACAAGCAGAACAACGCCTCCGCCGCCCGTCGCGCCAAGCTGGAGGAGGCCCGCCGCCAGGAGCGGGCCCGTGAGCGCCGCTCCCGCATCATCACGCTCTCCGTCGGCGTGCTGGTGGTCGCCGGGCTCGTCGTCGGGGGCGGCTACCTGATGAACGCGGCCGATGAGCAGGACAAGGCCGAGGCCCAGGCCAAGACCTCGCCCGTCACCGGCGAGAAGAGCTGGGACAAGCTCACGCAGAACCATGTGGAGAAGACGGTCGACTACCCGATGAACCCGCCGGTCGGCGGCGACCACAACCCCGTGTGGATGAACTGCGACGGTGACGTCTACACCCAGGCCATACCGAAGGAGAACGCCGTCCACTCGCTGGAGCACGGCGCGGTGTGGGTCACGTACACCAGCAGGGCGAAGCCCGCCGACATCAAGAAGCTGAACGAGCGGGTGGCGGACACGCCGTACTCGCTGATGAGCCCGGTCGAGGACCAGGCGGCGCCGCTGATGCTCAGCGCCTGGGGGAAGCAGCTCACGGTGAAGAGCGCCACGGACGCCCGCGTCGCGCAGTTCTTCACGAAGTACGTGCAGGGCCCGCAGACCCCGGAGCCGGGCGCCGCCTGCACCGGCGGGATCGCCAAGTGA